A portion of the Leptospira licerasiae serovar Varillal str. VAR 010 genome contains these proteins:
- a CDS encoding vitamin B12-dependent ribonucleotide reductase, translating into MKLNKHFTSPEKGFSKDLNWVKRNSKISNPDGSVVFEAKDILVPDQWSQVAVDILAQKYFRRKGVPKYLKKVDEKGIPEWLQRSEPDTEKLSSLKAEDRFGGEASAQEVFHRLAGCWTYWGYKYGYFSDEESAKTFYEEVSFMLASQMAAPNSPQWFNTGLHWAYGIDGKSQGHFYVDPTSGKLVKSSSAYEHPQPHACFIQSVDDDLVNEGGIMDLWVREARLFKYGSGTGTNFSNLRAENESLSGGGKSSGLMSFLKIGDRAAGAIKSGGTTRRAAKMVCLDVDHPDIDRFVDWKVEEEKKVASLVTGSILNNRHLNAIMKACYEMEGEDRFEPKKNSALKKAIVEAKRVLIPDNYIKRVIDLARQGYKELIFEELTTDWQSEAYNTVSGQNSNNSVRLPNEFMNAVEQDLPWHLYNRTEKEKALKEKRAAKPAKTIRARDLWDRISFAAWSSADPGTQYHTTINEWHTCPEDGNINASNPCSEYMFLDNTACNLASANLQKFVDPETLVFDVESFRYLCRLWTIILEISVTMAQFPSREIAELSYKFRTLGLGYANLGSALMIMGIPYDSKEAMAITGAITSIMHMTAYATSAEMAKELGPFPGYEKNKKHMLRVLRNHKRAAYNVPSEDYEGLTITPVGIDPAYCPSYLLKAAQEDSDNAVSLGESHGYRNAQVTVIAPTGTIGLVMDCDTTGIEPDFALVKFKKLAGGGYFKIINQSVPLALRKLGYSPSEIESIVNYCKGHATLNGAPVINTQSLKEKGFTNEILEKVESSLPYAFDINFAFNKFNLGENFLQKNLGIAKETYDSFTFNLLEYLGFSKDEINKANDYVCGTMTIENAPYLKEKDYPVFDCANKCGKYGKRYLSYESHIRTMAAAQPFISGAISKTINLPEDATIEDIKNAYYISWKMMVKANALYRDGSKLSQPLNSVLELLNGIELEEQEEIAEAAVAKDPSQFAEKIVYKYISHRRKLPNRRAGYTQKAVVGGHKVYLRTGEYEDGQLGEIFVDMHKEGAAFRSLMNAFAISVSLGLQHGVPLEEFVDAFTFFKFEPNGIVTGNKHIKMSTSVIDFIFRELAITYLGRYDLGQVAPEDLRGDEIGSRKSSESIQPKADVRPAASTAVETAPSSEPETISYSQMMRTEKPNSGVALMEEIKMARIKGYTGDSCTECGSFEMVRNGSCLKCMSCGATTGCS; encoded by the coding sequence ATGAAGCTAAATAAACATTTCACTTCACCTGAGAAGGGATTTTCCAAGGACTTAAACTGGGTTAAGAGGAATTCTAAGATCTCTAACCCTGACGGATCCGTTGTTTTCGAAGCTAAGGACATACTTGTTCCGGACCAATGGTCTCAAGTTGCAGTAGATATTCTTGCCCAGAAGTATTTCAGACGCAAAGGAGTGCCAAAATACTTAAAAAAAGTAGATGAAAAAGGCATTCCAGAATGGTTACAGCGCTCTGAACCAGACACTGAAAAACTTTCTTCTTTAAAAGCAGAAGATCGTTTCGGTGGAGAGGCTTCTGCACAGGAAGTTTTCCACCGTTTAGCGGGCTGTTGGACCTATTGGGGATATAAATACGGTTATTTTTCAGACGAAGAAAGTGCTAAAACTTTCTATGAAGAAGTCTCTTTCATGCTGGCTTCTCAAATGGCGGCTCCTAACTCCCCTCAATGGTTCAATACCGGATTACATTGGGCGTATGGGATCGACGGTAAATCCCAAGGACATTTCTATGTGGATCCTACCAGCGGAAAATTGGTAAAATCTTCTTCCGCATACGAACATCCACAACCTCATGCATGTTTTATCCAAAGTGTAGACGATGATTTAGTGAACGAAGGTGGTATCATGGATCTTTGGGTCCGTGAGGCTCGCCTATTCAAATACGGTTCCGGAACTGGAACCAACTTCTCTAACCTGAGAGCGGAAAATGAATCCCTTTCCGGCGGAGGAAAAAGTTCCGGTTTAATGAGTTTCTTGAAGATCGGAGACCGTGCTGCAGGTGCGATTAAATCCGGTGGAACCACTCGTCGTGCTGCCAAGATGGTTTGTTTGGATGTGGATCATCCGGATATCGATCGTTTCGTAGATTGGAAAGTAGAAGAAGAGAAAAAAGTAGCTTCTCTTGTTACCGGATCCATTCTGAATAACAGACATCTAAATGCGATCATGAAAGCTTGTTACGAGATGGAGGGAGAGGATCGTTTCGAACCTAAAAAGAACTCCGCTCTTAAAAAAGCCATCGTAGAAGCTAAGAGAGTTTTGATCCCTGATAATTATATCAAAAGAGTGATAGACCTTGCGAGACAAGGATACAAAGAACTCATTTTCGAAGAATTGACCACCGACTGGCAATCAGAAGCGTATAATACTGTTTCCGGTCAGAATAGCAATAACTCAGTTCGTCTTCCGAATGAGTTTATGAATGCAGTGGAACAAGATCTTCCTTGGCATTTATATAATAGAACGGAAAAGGAAAAAGCTCTCAAAGAAAAGAGAGCAGCTAAACCTGCAAAAACGATCAGAGCAAGAGATCTTTGGGATAGAATTTCTTTTGCAGCTTGGTCTTCTGCGGACCCTGGAACCCAATATCATACTACCATCAACGAATGGCATACTTGTCCGGAAGATGGGAATATCAATGCTTCCAATCCATGTTCAGAGTATATGTTCTTGGACAATACCGCATGTAACCTGGCTTCCGCGAACTTACAGAAATTTGTAGATCCGGAAACTCTGGTTTTTGATGTAGAAAGTTTCCGTTATCTTTGCCGTCTCTGGACAATCATACTTGAGATTTCTGTGACTATGGCTCAGTTCCCTTCCAGAGAGATCGCAGAACTTTCTTATAAGTTCAGAACTCTAGGTCTTGGATATGCAAACCTTGGTTCTGCATTGATGATCATGGGAATTCCTTATGATTCTAAGGAAGCTATGGCGATCACTGGTGCCATCACCTCTATCATGCATATGACTGCTTATGCTACTTCTGCGGAAATGGCAAAGGAACTCGGACCATTCCCTGGTTATGAAAAGAATAAAAAGCATATGCTTAGAGTTCTAAGAAACCACAAGAGAGCGGCTTATAATGTTCCTTCCGAAGATTACGAAGGTCTGACCATCACTCCTGTTGGAATTGATCCTGCATACTGCCCTTCTTACCTTTTGAAAGCTGCTCAGGAAGATTCCGATAATGCAGTTTCTTTAGGAGAATCTCACGGATACAGAAATGCACAAGTTACTGTGATTGCGCCGACCGGAACGATCGGTCTGGTAATGGATTGTGATACCACTGGGATCGAGCCTGATTTCGCTCTGGTGAAATTCAAAAAATTAGCGGGCGGTGGTTATTTCAAAATTATCAACCAATCCGTTCCTTTGGCTCTTCGTAAATTGGGATACTCCCCTTCCGAGATCGAATCTATCGTGAACTATTGTAAAGGGCATGCTACCTTAAACGGAGCTCCAGTTATTAATACACAAAGCCTGAAAGAAAAAGGTTTCACGAACGAGATCCTGGAAAAAGTAGAATCTTCTCTTCCTTACGCGTTCGATATCAATTTTGCATTCAACAAGTTTAACTTAGGTGAGAATTTCTTACAAAAGAACTTAGGTATTGCGAAAGAAACGTATGATTCTTTCACATTCAATCTTCTTGAGTATTTAGGTTTCTCCAAAGATGAGATCAATAAAGCAAACGACTATGTTTGTGGAACAATGACAATCGAGAACGCTCCTTATCTTAAAGAGAAGGATTACCCTGTATTCGATTGCGCGAACAAATGTGGTAAATACGGAAAACGTTATCTTTCCTATGAGTCTCATATCCGCACAATGGCTGCAGCTCAGCCTTTTATCAGCGGTGCGATCTCTAAGACGATCAACCTTCCGGAAGATGCAACGATCGAAGATATTAAAAACGCTTACTATATCTCTTGGAAGATGATGGTAAAAGCGAACGCTCTGTATCGCGACGGATCCAAACTTTCTCAACCTCTAAACTCTGTTCTCGAACTTCTGAACGGGATCGAGTTGGAAGAACAAGAAGAGATCGCAGAAGCTGCGGTTGCTAAAGATCCTTCTCAGTTTGCAGAAAAGATCGTTTATAAGTATATCTCTCATAGACGTAAACTTCCTAACAGAAGAGCCGGTTATACTCAAAAAGCAGTCGTTGGCGGTCACAAAGTTTATTTAAGAACTGGTGAATACGAAGACGGACAACTCGGAGAGATCTTCGTGGATATGCACAAAGAAGGTGCAGCGTTCAGAAGTTTGATGAATGCATTTGCAATTTCCGTGTCTTTAGGTCTACAACATGGAGTTCCATTAGAAGAGTTTGTGGATGCATTTACATTCTTCAAATTCGAACCGAATGGTATCGTGACCGGAAACAAACATATCAAAATGAGTACTTCCGTAATCGATTTCATCTTCAGAGAGTTGGCGATCACCTACCTCGGAAGATATGATCTTGGCCAAGTAGCACCGGAAGATCTAAGAGGAGATGAGATCGGATCCAGAAAATCCTCCGAGTCCATCCAGCCTAAGGCAGATGTTCGACCAGCCGCTTCTACAGCAGTAGAAACCGCACCTTCTTCTGAGCCGGAAACAATTTCCTACTCTCAAATGATGAGGACGGAAAAACCTAATTCAGGAGTTGCTTTGATGGAAGAGATCAAAATGGCAAGGATCAAAGGATATACCGGAGATTCCTGCACAGAATGTGGATCTTTCGAAATGGTAAGAAACGGTTCCTGCTTGAAATGTATGTCCTGCGGCGCGACCACCGGATGCTCTTGA
- the gspN gene encoding type II secretion system protein GspN — MARAKKIEIEEEDELISNEEEEFLTMELEELPPEEEEETPRFSLKQKLILIGSGIVSFLLFLILLFPYENIVRQLMNSSSGQPSSVFFNELSVSVLLGKVSVKSMEIMGQTFKIRSKDAQIKAGLFSLLRKKINGDFEVQELEIDYDGQTLGNIGELQGHLKLDSLSVPASRFGGAFSLKMPEGKFGSFPNLPEIPFIGKIENFFINKILISSRIDQGMVEFEEFIIDTSVARLDIHGNLRLSDSFSNSQLNLRACFELERNFASAAENQIIVGALDLLEKSGSGKCIPITGTFQRPEFKIPGLNAPAGLPGSPAP, encoded by the coding sequence ATGGCTCGCGCAAAAAAGATAGAAATAGAAGAAGAGGACGAACTCATCTCCAACGAGGAAGAAGAATTCCTCACGATGGAATTGGAGGAACTGCCTCCGGAAGAAGAGGAAGAAACACCTAGATTCTCCCTCAAACAAAAACTCATCCTGATCGGAAGCGGGATCGTCTCTTTTCTTCTTTTTTTGATCTTATTATTTCCTTACGAAAACATCGTCCGCCAGCTCATGAATTCTTCCTCAGGACAGCCGAGTAGCGTATTTTTTAATGAGTTATCTGTTTCAGTTCTACTCGGAAAAGTTTCCGTAAAGTCCATGGAGATCATGGGTCAGACATTTAAGATCAGATCCAAGGACGCTCAGATCAAGGCGGGGCTTTTTTCCTTATTGAGAAAAAAGATAAACGGAGATTTCGAAGTACAAGAATTAGAGATCGATTATGACGGCCAAACGTTAGGAAATATAGGAGAATTACAGGGCCATTTAAAATTAGATTCTCTCTCTGTCCCAGCCAGCCGATTTGGTGGAGCATTCAGTCTTAAAATGCCGGAAGGAAAATTCGGTTCTTTTCCAAATCTTCCTGAAATTCCTTTTATTGGAAAAATAGAAAACTTTTTCATAAATAAGATACTGATCTCTTCCAGAATTGACCAAGGAATGGTAGAGTTCGAAGAATTTATCATAGATACTTCTGTTGCAAGATTGGACATTCACGGAAACTTGAGACTTTCCGATTCATTCTCCAATTCGCAATTGAACCTTAGAGCCTGCTTCGAATTGGAAAGGAATTTTGCCTCGGCAGCAGAAAACCAAATTATAGTGGGTGCATTAGATCTTTTGGAAAAAAGTGGAAGCGGAAAATGTATCCCAATTACTGGCACTTTCCAAAGACCTGAATTCAAGATCCCTGGTTTGAACGCTCCTGCGGGTCTACCAGGCAGCCCAGCTCCTTAA
- a CDS encoding cell division FtsA domain-containing protein, whose product MFLYEKFLTVDYGTNSVKGVLFQRVAGNLTLLRAESMPISRMEEKEYETNILRFINTYFAEEHAIVLCLSLDKLFVREISIPLTTEKAVREVIPFEIESRVPFPMETVEVLGSIWRIDQEKSDVITYTSHHSEFDTLASPFLDSSLVFRGIFVDSVCLGSIISKHLHKEIQFANVAQLDIGGKKSILNVTKDGKIAHTRFLSVGGDTLTEEIAKGLKIPRDKAEALKTSIQYEPFHSPEDGLNLFAKEYKLKVADIKKAFSIAHEFFTSLSEEVRRSFLSLEETERPEAIYLSGEGSKIKDLESFLGEDLGIQARRYDFLSADPDRFATCYGMAYHLIQSKKAKIDFLETPYVKRLNKNLFDISIFKPHIILSSVSFVLLIGVFFLGIISDKRKLAAANKILAEKVKSSTGSSVPSNRDPIEFAKSLRDGAERKTELYRKYLSKPSVLDVLHEISLKFPDPGMQPFLFQSITYDNGSVSIQGAVNEISEIGKVQDSLARSPMFKNVKLDSNRPNFGLKTFKVSFVIKMEVTSKIEEND is encoded by the coding sequence ATGTTCTTATACGAAAAGTTTTTAACCGTGGATTACGGTACAAATTCGGTAAAGGGTGTACTATTCCAGAGGGTGGCAGGGAATCTGACTCTGCTTAGGGCGGAGTCTATGCCCATTTCCAGAATGGAAGAAAAGGAGTATGAAACAAATATACTTCGTTTCATAAACACCTATTTTGCGGAAGAACATGCAATCGTACTTTGTCTATCTTTAGATAAACTTTTCGTAAGAGAGATCTCCATTCCTTTAACCACCGAAAAAGCGGTACGAGAAGTGATCCCATTCGAAATAGAAAGTAGAGTACCGTTTCCTATGGAAACGGTAGAAGTATTGGGATCCATCTGGAGGATCGATCAAGAAAAATCGGACGTAATCACTTATACTTCTCATCATTCCGAATTCGATACTTTAGCGTCTCCCTTTTTAGATTCCAGCCTTGTATTCCGAGGGATCTTTGTGGATTCAGTATGTTTAGGCTCGATAATTTCTAAACATTTACATAAAGAGATCCAATTTGCAAACGTTGCTCAGTTGGATATTGGCGGTAAAAAATCTATCTTGAATGTCACAAAGGATGGAAAGATCGCTCATACTCGTTTTCTTTCCGTGGGTGGAGACACTCTCACTGAAGAAATTGCAAAAGGTCTAAAAATTCCTAGAGATAAGGCGGAAGCTTTAAAGACAAGCATCCAATACGAACCGTTTCATTCTCCCGAGGACGGTTTGAACTTATTCGCAAAAGAATACAAACTCAAAGTCGCGGATATCAAAAAGGCGTTTTCGATCGCTCATGAATTTTTCACCTCTTTAAGCGAAGAAGTTCGCAGAAGTTTCCTTTCCTTGGAGGAAACGGAAAGACCGGAAGCGATCTATCTTTCGGGAGAAGGTAGTAAGATCAAGGATCTGGAATCCTTTTTGGGAGAAGATCTTGGTATTCAAGCTAGAAGATACGATTTTTTAAGCGCTGATCCTGATAGATTCGCCACGTGTTACGGAATGGCTTATCATCTGATCCAATCCAAAAAGGCTAAAATAGATTTTTTGGAAACTCCCTACGTAAAAAGACTGAATAAGAACTTATTCGATATAAGCATATTTAAACCGCATATCATCTTGAGTTCGGTTTCATTCGTTCTTTTGATCGGGGTATTTTTTTTAGGGATCATTTCTGATAAAAGAAAGCTAGCCGCAGCAAATAAGATCCTAGCCGAAAAAGTAAAATCCAGCACAGGTTCCAGCGTTCCTTCCAATAGAGATCCTATAGAATTTGCAAAAAGCCTAAGGGACGGTGCGGAAAGAAAAACGGAGCTCTATCGAAAATATCTCTCCAAGCCGAGCGTATTGGACGTATTACATGAGATTTCTTTAAAGTTCCCTGATCCAGGAATGCAACCGTTCTTATTCCAAAGTATCACTTATGATAACGGTTCCGTGTCCATCCAAGGAGCAGTAAATGAGATCTCTGAAATCGGAAAAGTTCAGGATTCTTTGGCCCGTTCTCCCATGTTCAAAAACGTAAAATTAGATAGCAACCGTCCGAATTTCGGACTCAAAACGTTTAAAGTCTCTTTTGTGATCAAGATGGAGGTGACCTCTAAAATCGAAGAGAACGATTAA
- a CDS encoding general secretion pathway protein GspK: MNPGLGLKCTRFSRRRGAIVMLLVGGIGVAALTTTLDFAERSMAEYKISQGEMSGFKASLLAKAGFQGALAALRKIPEEQLYQSGIGLNPPPVPMGGGWIYYKIQGEDGKININSIFNADTKELNLRNQEMAGRLLERLGMKKDLFNPVVDWLDDDSQGNFEISYYEKLTPPRKIKNGYMYSLSELTSVKGFDPKIVYGSQKPPDYEQKYSKDFMSDEEKSLIGESDFVLANNLTAFVPFQRNYDDRINLNAAPYFVLMSLSDFMNRQSVLQIMKMKIKKGGYLKEIKDLETIPEFQVPSVGGLSLYKELAGEGTDVSGGRIKTKGEIFRITAVGEVERNYNSKKSSDVMKGPKIVRRITGIFDLTNNLMLYYRED, encoded by the coding sequence ATGAATCCAGGTCTTGGTTTAAAATGCACAAGATTCTCCAGAAGAAGGGGAGCGATCGTCATGCTCTTAGTCGGGGGCATAGGTGTAGCTGCATTAACCACTACCTTAGATTTTGCGGAAAGATCCATGGCGGAGTATAAAATTTCTCAAGGAGAAATGTCCGGATTTAAGGCTTCTCTTTTAGCGAAAGCCGGATTCCAAGGAGCATTGGCGGCACTCAGAAAGATCCCCGAGGAACAACTTTACCAATCAGGGATAGGCCTTAATCCTCCACCGGTCCCAATGGGAGGAGGATGGATCTATTATAAGATCCAAGGGGAAGATGGAAAAATTAATATAAATTCCATCTTCAATGCGGACACAAAGGAACTGAATTTAAGAAACCAAGAAATGGCAGGGCGTCTTCTAGAACGTTTGGGAATGAAGAAGGACCTTTTCAATCCGGTAGTGGATTGGTTGGATGATGATAGCCAGGGGAATTTTGAAATTTCCTATTATGAAAAACTGACCCCGCCTAGAAAGATCAAAAACGGGTACATGTATTCCCTTTCCGAGCTAACTTCCGTAAAAGGATTCGATCCTAAAATAGTGTATGGCTCTCAAAAACCCCCGGACTATGAGCAAAAATATTCCAAAGATTTTATGTCCGACGAGGAAAAAAGTCTGATCGGGGAGTCTGATTTCGTTCTGGCAAATAATTTGACCGCATTTGTTCCCTTCCAGAGAAACTACGACGATAGAATCAACTTGAACGCCGCGCCGTACTTCGTTTTAATGTCTCTATCCGATTTTATGAACCGCCAGTCCGTTCTTCAGATCATGAAAATGAAGATCAAAAAGGGCGGTTACCTAAAGGAAATTAAGGACCTGGAGACCATCCCAGAATTCCAGGTACCGTCCGTAGGCGGACTTTCTCTCTACAAAGAATTAGCAGGAGAAGGAACCGACGTTTCCGGTGGAAGGATCAAAACGAAAGGGGAAATATTCCGGATCACCGCTGTCGGGGAAGTAGAAAGAAACTATAATAGTAAAAAAAGTTCCGATGTTATGAAAGGACCTAAAATCGTCCGTAGGATCACCGGTATTTTTGACCTGACCAATAACCTGATGCTATATTATAGAGAAGATTAA
- a CDS encoding type II secretion system protein GspJ yields MGSFSLHSTSLKLLRKRRRSGFTLIELTIVAALLGVLLGMVFGTYATILKVTRPTSGTEGVDREKAISVIENIRSTLTMAFYFQTEKNLVFVSRKGRKSEDGPRHPGESTKDHFIVFAAVHPNSEEVALPEVREVEYYLKQKDGTDYYTLMRREDEIVDRYPFVGGQEYELLDNVKSLSFKFSKTGKEWEEEWDSFQRKSIPRLIRIEIIANMGNKERRFETLAFPGMLMK; encoded by the coding sequence ATGGGATCTTTTTCTCTACATTCAACTTCTCTTAAGTTGCTTCGAAAAAGAAGAAGATCCGGATTCACCCTGATCGAATTGACCATTGTTGCCGCATTATTAGGAGTTCTACTCGGAATGGTATTCGGGACTTACGCAACCATTCTAAAAGTCACTCGTCCCACTTCAGGCACGGAAGGTGTAGACAGGGAAAAGGCGATCTCCGTTATCGAAAATATCCGAAGCACATTGACCATGGCATTCTATTTCCAAACGGAAAAAAATCTGGTCTTTGTAAGTAGAAAAGGACGCAAATCGGAAGACGGCCCAAGACACCCGGGCGAAAGTACTAAGGATCATTTTATAGTATTCGCAGCGGTCCATCCCAACTCGGAAGAAGTTGCACTTCCCGAAGTAAGGGAAGTAGAATATTATCTGAAACAAAAAGACGGTACTGATTATTATACATTGATGAGAAGAGAAGACGAGATCGTGGACCGTTATCCGTTCGTAGGCGGACAAGAATACGAATTATTGGATAATGTAAAATCTCTCTCCTTTAAATTTTCCAAAACCGGAAAAGAATGGGAAGAAGAATGGGATTCCTTCCAAAGGAAAAGTATTCCCCGACTTATACGAATTGAGATCATCGCGAATATGGGAAACAAGGAGAGAAGATTCGAAACTCTTGCCTTCCCAGGGATGCTTATGAAATGA
- a CDS encoding cleavage protein produces MARVSFKRKNPLKKRHGFTILEMTLAFALAAGWLLYVLMVVSEGIRLKKVAALQMEATHLAKIKMAQIDSATILQADTSSGDIPGYQDWKFTTIIKEENLDLLKMAGKDSGKKPEDLLGGANSSMNQLIAKRTGNNQGSATGGLIAVFHIYVTIEYPTGGRDNQGIPVKEQYTIETYKARMN; encoded by the coding sequence ATGGCACGAGTAAGTTTTAAAAGAAAGAACCCTCTTAAGAAGAGACATGGTTTTACTATTTTAGAAATGACCTTGGCGTTTGCACTCGCTGCAGGTTGGCTTCTCTATGTATTGATGGTAGTTTCCGAGGGAATACGTTTAAAAAAAGTGGCCGCATTACAAATGGAGGCTACCCATTTAGCCAAGATCAAAATGGCCCAAATAGATTCCGCCACCATTCTTCAAGCAGACACTAGTTCCGGAGATATTCCCGGTTACCAAGATTGGAAATTCACTACAATCATCAAAGAAGAGAATTTAGACCTTCTGAAAATGGCGGGAAAGGATAGCGGTAAAAAACCGGAAGATCTGTTAGGAGGTGCGAACTCCAGCATGAACCAACTGATAGCAAAAAGAACAGGTAATAACCAAGGTTCTGCTACCGGCGGACTCATAGCAGTATTTCATATTTATGTAACGATAGAATATCCTACAGGCGGAAGAGATAACCAAGGAATTCCGGTAAAAGAACAATACACGATCGAGACCTATAAGGCGAGAATGAACTGA
- a CDS encoding type II secretion system protein: protein MGPRAKGRIRSGFTLIELGVAVFLIGVMFALVLPSIVNLLTPGAQEEAMLLHDVVNFCFRRAKINQRTVYLELNVDTETYTIIDIERDETGMKEVPVFKDRELPSSSAIVDVMDGRGYRYNTGKVRIPFSPMAVAEDFYIHLGPDPEITRTLIIKRYGGKSEIEDGEVTVSKEQLEEYKRSEQYGTSKF from the coding sequence GTGGGCCCAAGAGCGAAAGGCCGGATCCGTTCCGGCTTCACATTGATCGAATTGGGAGTCGCAGTATTCCTGATCGGAGTAATGTTCGCTCTTGTGCTTCCTTCCATAGTCAATTTACTCACACCAGGCGCCCAAGAAGAAGCGATGTTATTGCATGACGTTGTGAACTTCTGTTTTAGAAGGGCCAAAATAAATCAAAGAACAGTCTATCTAGAGTTAAATGTGGACACGGAAACGTATACCATCATCGACATCGAAAGAGATGAGACCGGTATGAAAGAAGTTCCAGTATTTAAGGATAGAGAACTTCCAAGTTCTTCCGCGATCGTAGATGTGATGGATGGAAGAGGTTATAGATACAATACAGGAAAGGTCCGAATTCCTTTCTCTCCGATGGCGGTTGCTGAAGATTTTTATATTCATTTAGGTCCGGACCCGGAAATCACGAGGACCCTCATTATCAAACGTTATGGCGGGAAATCGGAAATAGAGGACGGGGAAGTGACCGTTTCCAAGGAACAATTGGAAGAATACAAACGTAGCGAGCAATATGGCACGAGTAAGTTTTAA
- a CDS encoding type II secretion system protein GspG, translating into MKTGNKRRKGFTLIELAIVVAILGALMTIILVSVDFGGVSIETAKMKIKKDKQELRLHLERYASKFGSYPSEEQGLDALVERPTTGEIPENWIPMVSSKDSINDPWKNPYKLRYDGAGEIQIITFGQDKVEGGEGLNSDFDITKEEQYPPQFTSASGAKK; encoded by the coding sequence TTGAAAACGGGAAACAAACGGAGAAAAGGATTCACTCTTATCGAATTAGCGATCGTTGTCGCCATTTTAGGTGCTTTGATGACTATCATTCTTGTCAGTGTTGATTTCGGTGGAGTGAGCATCGAAACAGCAAAGATGAAGATCAAAAAAGATAAACAAGAACTTAGACTACACTTGGAAAGATACGCTTCTAAATTCGGAAGTTATCCTAGCGAAGAGCAAGGTTTGGATGCGTTAGTAGAAAGACCGACCACGGGAGAAATTCCTGAAAACTGGATCCCTATGGTAAGCAGCAAGGATTCTATCAATGACCCTTGGAAAAACCCGTACAAACTCAGATACGACGGAGCGGGAGAGATCCAAATCATCACTTTTGGCCAAGATAAAGTGGAAGGTGGAGAAGGTTTGAATTCGGACTTCGATATCACTAAAGAAGAACAATATCCGCCTCAATTCACTTCTGCATCAGGCGCTAAAAAATAA